From Haloglomus litoreum, the proteins below share one genomic window:
- a CDS encoding sensor histidine kinase — protein sequence MIQVPVPAAPLQAAGSVPVPLLAYVGAFLAAALACLAGLARLSVIEDADTRRGMAGLLVTSALWSLSHVVFLVVPVEAVRLGAYYAGLVAGFAAVGAWLYFCSAYTGRGLHRNTTYRRIGVAAFAVVVALKLTNPVHGLYFTTTTATTPFPHLAVEHQLLHWLAMGLSYALAAVGAFMLLELFTLTGYDTRSLVALLGLMGLPLGFDLLGRSSPLLVDMTYEPLGVAAFAVGTLFVFSERFQAVRLAGDIEDPVVILGEGGVIRDTNGAAVDLFPSLEDAVGDRLTERVPELAGELTEGADDIMQLERGGETRYYHVSTNPFTVGNTRLGRMVLVNDVTREERYRRQIEDQNERLGRLAGVISHDLRNPLNVASGRLEMVRNQRDDENLEAVAMSLDRMRRLIENLLTMTREGLDVGDRTPVSLATLAEDAWSTVDTDGAELVVEDDVRLLADPDRLRQVLENLFRNSVEHGSTSSRPPADDSVEHGSAGSRTASDDAAEHGTDTVTVTVGALDVTDGDDVGFFVADDGPGIPPDERERLLEFGESGGDGSGLGLAIVDTIAEAHGWTLTITDAAGGGARFEFTGVEPVEHAATTEPESADTGGAWELAGGGADS from the coding sequence ATGATCCAGGTCCCCGTCCCAGCAGCGCCGCTGCAGGCCGCGGGTTCGGTCCCCGTTCCGCTGCTGGCCTACGTCGGCGCCTTCCTGGCGGCGGCCCTGGCCTGTCTGGCGGGGCTCGCCCGCCTCTCCGTCATCGAGGACGCCGACACCCGCCGAGGGATGGCCGGCCTCCTCGTCACGAGCGCCCTGTGGTCGCTCTCGCACGTCGTCTTCCTCGTCGTTCCCGTCGAGGCGGTCCGGCTGGGGGCCTACTACGCCGGCCTCGTCGCCGGCTTCGCGGCCGTCGGCGCGTGGCTCTACTTCTGCTCGGCCTACACCGGCCGCGGCCTCCACCGGAACACGACCTACCGGCGCATCGGAGTCGCCGCCTTCGCCGTCGTCGTCGCGCTGAAGCTGACGAACCCGGTCCACGGGCTCTACTTCACCACGACGACCGCGACGACGCCGTTCCCCCACCTCGCGGTCGAGCATCAGCTACTCCACTGGCTCGCGATGGGTCTCTCGTACGCGCTCGCGGCCGTCGGCGCGTTCATGCTGCTCGAGCTGTTCACGCTGACCGGCTACGACACCCGGTCGCTGGTGGCGCTGCTCGGGCTGATGGGGCTCCCGCTCGGCTTCGACCTCCTCGGCCGCTCGAGCCCCCTGCTGGTCGATATGACCTACGAGCCGCTAGGGGTCGCGGCCTTCGCGGTCGGGACCCTGTTCGTCTTCTCGGAACGCTTCCAGGCCGTCCGGCTGGCGGGCGACATCGAGGACCCCGTGGTCATCCTCGGCGAGGGCGGCGTCATCCGCGACACGAACGGTGCCGCGGTCGACCTGTTCCCCTCGCTGGAGGACGCCGTCGGCGACCGGCTGACCGAGCGGGTCCCCGAACTCGCCGGGGAACTGACGGAGGGGGCCGACGACATCATGCAACTGGAGCGCGGCGGCGAGACGCGCTACTACCACGTGTCCACGAACCCATTCACCGTCGGGAACACGCGCCTCGGCCGGATGGTCCTCGTGAACGATGTCACCCGCGAGGAGCGCTACCGCCGCCAGATCGAGGATCAGAACGAGCGACTCGGTCGGCTGGCCGGCGTCATCTCGCACGACCTGCGGAACCCGCTGAACGTGGCGTCTGGGCGGCTGGAGATGGTCCGCAACCAGCGCGACGACGAGAACCTCGAGGCCGTCGCGATGTCGCTCGACCGGATGCGCCGCCTCATCGAGAACCTGCTGACGATGACCCGGGAGGGGCTCGATGTCGGCGACCGGACGCCCGTCTCGCTGGCGACGCTCGCCGAGGACGCGTGGTCGACGGTCGATACCGACGGGGCCGAGCTCGTCGTCGAGGACGACGTGCGCCTCCTGGCGGACCCGGACCGGCTCCGACAGGTTCTGGAGAACCTGTTCCGCAACAGCGTGGAGCACGGCTCCACGAGCAGTCGGCCTCCGGCCGACGACAGTGTCGAACACGGTTCGGCGGGCAGTCGGACGGCGTCCGACGACGCCGCGGAGCACGGCACCGACACCGTCACGGTCACCGTCGGCGCGCTCGATGTCACCGACGGCGACGATGTGGGCTTCTTCGTCGCCGACGACGGCCCCGGCATCCCGCCGGACGAGCGCGAGCGCCTGCTGGAGTTCGGCGAGAGCGGCGGCGACGGCAGCGGCCTCGGACTGGCCATCGTCGACACCATCGCCGAGGCCCACGGCTGGACGCTCACCATCACCGACGCCGCCGGCGGCGGCGCCCGGTTCGAGTTCACCGGCGTCGAGCCGGTCGAGCACGCGGCGACGACCGAGCCCGAGTCCGCTGATACGGGCGGTGCCTGGGAGCTGGCCGGCGGCGGGGCAGACAGCTGA
- a CDS encoding acyl-CoA dehydrogenase family protein, whose amino-acid sequence MQFELTEHQRAVRADAREFARERIAPHARALDAAGEHPTEVLDAAGDRGYAGLTLPERYGGQGEGLVELALVTEELSAELMPVASALALHLGVAEAVQRLGTDAQRERFLPEMAAFDTVGALGLSETNAGSDKTGIETTAQRDGEEWVLDGHKRWVTNLQHADEVLTYARTGERGEGGEGDGITAFLVPADAFEVETVWDTLGARTVKSPKATLSGVRVDDDRQVGTVGEGLTERGRLRTGINVPARGVGIARATLDDTVAETSGREQGGQRIADHQGVRWRVAEMAERVDVARLLVLRAAARLDAGTGAAREFAMAKTYATEAAVENANDALQLHGGIGYTTERDVERHLRDARLLTIAGGPNEGHLDKLADAVYDQHPR is encoded by the coding sequence ATGCAGTTCGAACTCACCGAGCACCAGCGGGCCGTCCGGGCCGACGCCCGCGAGTTCGCCCGCGAGCGGATCGCACCGCACGCCCGCGCCCTCGACGCGGCGGGCGAGCACCCGACCGAGGTCCTCGACGCGGCCGGGGACCGCGGATACGCCGGCCTCACCCTCCCCGAGCGGTACGGCGGCCAGGGCGAGGGGCTGGTCGAACTGGCGCTCGTGACCGAGGAACTCTCCGCCGAGTTGATGCCGGTCGCGAGCGCGCTCGCGCTCCACCTCGGCGTGGCCGAGGCCGTCCAGCGCCTCGGCACGGACGCCCAGCGCGAGCGGTTCCTCCCGGAGATGGCCGCGTTCGACACCGTCGGCGCGCTCGGCCTGAGCGAGACCAACGCCGGCAGCGACAAGACGGGCATCGAGACGACCGCTCAGCGCGACGGCGAGGAGTGGGTCCTCGACGGGCACAAGCGCTGGGTCACCAACCTCCAGCACGCCGACGAGGTGCTCACCTACGCCCGCACCGGCGAGCGCGGTGAGGGAGGTGAGGGCGACGGCATCACCGCCTTCCTCGTGCCCGCCGACGCGTTCGAGGTCGAGACGGTCTGGGATACGCTCGGTGCCCGCACCGTCAAATCGCCGAAGGCGACGCTCTCGGGGGTTCGCGTGGACGACGACCGGCAGGTCGGGACCGTCGGGGAGGGCCTGACCGAGCGTGGCCGCCTCCGGACCGGCATCAACGTCCCCGCCCGCGGCGTCGGCATCGCCCGCGCCACGCTGGACGACACGGTCGCGGAGACGAGCGGCCGCGAGCAGGGCGGCCAGCGCATCGCCGACCACCAGGGCGTCCGCTGGCGGGTCGCGGAGATGGCCGAGCGGGTCGACGTGGCGCGGCTGCTCGTGCTCCGGGCGGCCGCCCGTCTCGACGCGGGGACCGGCGCCGCCCGGGAGTTCGCCATGGCGAAGACGTACGCGACGGAGGCCGCCGTCGAGAACGCCAACGACGCGCTCCAGTTGCACGGCGGCATCGGCTACACAACCGAGCGCGACGTGGAGCGCCACCTCCGGGATGCGCGGCTGCTGACCATCGCCGGCGGGCCGAACGAGGGGCACCTGGACAAACTCGCGGACGCGGTCTACGACCAGCACC